The Anolis carolinensis isolate JA03-04 chromosome 2, rAnoCar3.1.pri, whole genome shotgun sequence genome has a window encoding:
- the LOC103278120 gene encoding zinc finger protein OZF isoform X4 — protein MGEKGDEQVSEDEEEDEEEEEEDNLNLEESESDELSFGGDISWRVAEASGSHQIPDIREDGKYVEKRFNNSMRTYDKGNWDLKEPRVPARIYNYGGVRMCMDCGKTFKQSSSLYRHRRLHTGEKPYGCPECGRNFSRKSHLIAHQRTHTGEKPYDCMECGKSFSRKSHLTTHERIHTGEKPYKCGECGKCFSQSSALVAHERSHTGEKPFTCPDCGKTFHRRSGLSAHERTHTGEKPYRCTECGKTFSQSSGLLAHERTHTGEKPYRCSECGKSFCERTALVRHLRTHTGEKPYSCAECGKSFSQSSGLLAHERTHTGEKPYKCSDCGKSFGHRSDLLRHQRILKRGKPYKCSECGKSFGRGSDLLQHQQIHTGEKPYKCSYCGKSFSWRSNLIKHERIHTRGKTLSGVV, from the exons ATGGGAGAAAAAG GTGATGAACAGgtgagtgaggatgaagaagaagatgaggaggaggaggaggaggacaacctCAATCTAGAAGAGTCTGAATCAGATGAACTATCTTTTGGAGGTGACATATCATGGAGAGTTGCAGAAGCATCTGGAAGTCACCAAATCCCAGATATAAGGGAAGATGGAAAGTACGTAGAGAAAAGATTCAATAACTCTATGCGAACATATGACAAAGGTAACTGGGATCTGAAAGAACCCAGAGTCCCAGCAAGAATCTATAACTATGGGGGAGTGAGGATGTGCATGGACTGTGGGAAAACCTTCAAGCAAAGTTCAAGCCTATATAGGCACCGGAGactccacactggagagaaaccatacgGGTGTCCGGAGTGTGGCAGAAACTTCAGCCGCAAGTCGCACCTCATTGCTCATCAGAGGACCCACACGGGGGAAAAGCcctatgactgcatggagtgtgggaagagcttcagccgGAAGTCACATCTCACCACCCATGAGagaatccacactggggagaagccatataaatgtgggGAGTGTGGAAAGTGTTTCAGCCAGAGTTCAGCCCTTGTGGCTCATGAGAGGTCCCATACTGGCGAAAAGCCATTCACTTGTCCTGATTGTGGGAAGACCTTCCACCGGAGATCAGGTCTCTCAGCACATGAAAGAACGCACACGGGAGAAAAGCCATACAGATGCACAGAGTGTGGGAAAACCTTCAGCCAAAGCTCTGGCCTTTTGGCCCACGAGAGAAcccatacaggagagaagccgtATAGATGTAGCGAGTGTGGGAAAAGCTTCTGCGAGCGCACTGCTCTTGTCCGACATTTGagaactcacacaggggagaagccgtacaGTTGTgctgagtgtggaaagagcttcagccagAGTTCAGGTCTTTTGGCGCACgaacggacccacacaggggagaaaccctacaaatgctCAGATTGTGGGAAAAGCTTTGGGCATCGCTCTGACCTTCTCAGGCACCAGAGGATTCTTAAAAGGGGGAAACCATACAAATGCTCAGAATGTGGGAAAAGTTTTGGCCGAGGCTCCGACCTCCTTCAGCATCAACAGatccatacaggggagaagccctataaatgttcATATTGTGGGAAGTCTTTCAGCTGGCGGTCAAACCTGATTAAACACGAGAGGATCCACACAAGGGGGAAAACGTTGAGCGGTGTAGTCTGA
- the LOC103278120 gene encoding zinc finger protein OZF isoform X3, giving the protein MGEKAGDEQVSEDEEEDEEEEEEDNLNLEESESDELSFGGDISWRVAEASGSHQIPDIREDGKYVEKRFNNSMRTYDKGNWDLKEPRVPARIYNYGGVRMCMDCGKTFKQSSSLYRHRRLHTGEKPYGCPECGRNFSRKSHLIAHQRTHTGEKPYDCMECGKSFSRKSHLTTHERIHTGEKPYKCGECGKCFSQSSALVAHERSHTGEKPFTCPDCGKTFHRRSGLSAHERTHTGEKPYRCTECGKTFSQSSGLLAHERTHTGEKPYRCSECGKSFCERTALVRHLRTHTGEKPYSCAECGKSFSQSSGLLAHERTHTGEKPYKCSDCGKSFGHRSDLLRHQRILKRGKPYKCSECGKSFGRGSDLLQHQQIHTGEKPYKCSYCGKSFSWRSNLIKHERIHTRGKTLSGVV; this is encoded by the exons ATGGGAGAAAAAG CAGGTGATGAACAGgtgagtgaggatgaagaagaagatgaggaggaggaggaggaggacaacctCAATCTAGAAGAGTCTGAATCAGATGAACTATCTTTTGGAGGTGACATATCATGGAGAGTTGCAGAAGCATCTGGAAGTCACCAAATCCCAGATATAAGGGAAGATGGAAAGTACGTAGAGAAAAGATTCAATAACTCTATGCGAACATATGACAAAGGTAACTGGGATCTGAAAGAACCCAGAGTCCCAGCAAGAATCTATAACTATGGGGGAGTGAGGATGTGCATGGACTGTGGGAAAACCTTCAAGCAAAGTTCAAGCCTATATAGGCACCGGAGactccacactggagagaaaccatacgGGTGTCCGGAGTGTGGCAGAAACTTCAGCCGCAAGTCGCACCTCATTGCTCATCAGAGGACCCACACGGGGGAAAAGCcctatgactgcatggagtgtgggaagagcttcagccgGAAGTCACATCTCACCACCCATGAGagaatccacactggggagaagccatataaatgtgggGAGTGTGGAAAGTGTTTCAGCCAGAGTTCAGCCCTTGTGGCTCATGAGAGGTCCCATACTGGCGAAAAGCCATTCACTTGTCCTGATTGTGGGAAGACCTTCCACCGGAGATCAGGTCTCTCAGCACATGAAAGAACGCACACGGGAGAAAAGCCATACAGATGCACAGAGTGTGGGAAAACCTTCAGCCAAAGCTCTGGCCTTTTGGCCCACGAGAGAAcccatacaggagagaagccgtATAGATGTAGCGAGTGTGGGAAAAGCTTCTGCGAGCGCACTGCTCTTGTCCGACATTTGagaactcacacaggggagaagccgtacaGTTGTgctgagtgtggaaagagcttcagccagAGTTCAGGTCTTTTGGCGCACgaacggacccacacaggggagaaaccctacaaatgctCAGATTGTGGGAAAAGCTTTGGGCATCGCTCTGACCTTCTCAGGCACCAGAGGATTCTTAAAAGGGGGAAACCATACAAATGCTCAGAATGTGGGAAAAGTTTTGGCCGAGGCTCCGACCTCCTTCAGCATCAACAGatccatacaggggagaagccctataaatgttcATATTGTGGGAAGTCTTTCAGCTGGCGGTCAAACCTGATTAAACACGAGAGGATCCACACAAGGGGGAAAACGTTGAGCGGTGTAGTCTGA
- the LOC103278120 gene encoding zinc finger protein OZF isoform X1, which produces MENWVKQHSPEICAQVVALAEDFLLRQRETERWEKKVMVENISDVEQSPSDTKQEQHFKKEEEEDTVSLAGDEQVSEDEEEDEEEEEEDNLNLEESESDELSFGGDISWRVAEASGSHQIPDIREDGKYVEKRFNNSMRTYDKGNWDLKEPRVPARIYNYGGVRMCMDCGKTFKQSSSLYRHRRLHTGEKPYGCPECGRNFSRKSHLIAHQRTHTGEKPYDCMECGKSFSRKSHLTTHERIHTGEKPYKCGECGKCFSQSSALVAHERSHTGEKPFTCPDCGKTFHRRSGLSAHERTHTGEKPYRCTECGKTFSQSSGLLAHERTHTGEKPYRCSECGKSFCERTALVRHLRTHTGEKPYSCAECGKSFSQSSGLLAHERTHTGEKPYKCSDCGKSFGHRSDLLRHQRILKRGKPYKCSECGKSFGRGSDLLQHQQIHTGEKPYKCSYCGKSFSWRSNLIKHERIHTRGKTLSGVV; this is translated from the exons ATGGAGAACTGGGTCAAGCAGCATAGCCCAGAGATTTGTGCCCAGGTCGTGGCCTTGGCTGAGGATTTCCTGCTGAGGCAACGAGAGACGGAGAGATGGGAGAAAAAG GTGATGGTTGAAAATATTTCTGATGTGGAGCAGTCTCCATCTGACACTAAACAGGAACAGCACtttaagaaggaagaagaggaagatacAGTCTCACTTG CAGGTGATGAACAGgtgagtgaggatgaagaagaagatgaggaggaggaggaggaggacaacctCAATCTAGAAGAGTCTGAATCAGATGAACTATCTTTTGGAGGTGACATATCATGGAGAGTTGCAGAAGCATCTGGAAGTCACCAAATCCCAGATATAAGGGAAGATGGAAAGTACGTAGAGAAAAGATTCAATAACTCTATGCGAACATATGACAAAGGTAACTGGGATCTGAAAGAACCCAGAGTCCCAGCAAGAATCTATAACTATGGGGGAGTGAGGATGTGCATGGACTGTGGGAAAACCTTCAAGCAAAGTTCAAGCCTATATAGGCACCGGAGactccacactggagagaaaccatacgGGTGTCCGGAGTGTGGCAGAAACTTCAGCCGCAAGTCGCACCTCATTGCTCATCAGAGGACCCACACGGGGGAAAAGCcctatgactgcatggagtgtgggaagagcttcagccgGAAGTCACATCTCACCACCCATGAGagaatccacactggggagaagccatataaatgtgggGAGTGTGGAAAGTGTTTCAGCCAGAGTTCAGCCCTTGTGGCTCATGAGAGGTCCCATACTGGCGAAAAGCCATTCACTTGTCCTGATTGTGGGAAGACCTTCCACCGGAGATCAGGTCTCTCAGCACATGAAAGAACGCACACGGGAGAAAAGCCATACAGATGCACAGAGTGTGGGAAAACCTTCAGCCAAAGCTCTGGCCTTTTGGCCCACGAGAGAAcccatacaggagagaagccgtATAGATGTAGCGAGTGTGGGAAAAGCTTCTGCGAGCGCACTGCTCTTGTCCGACATTTGagaactcacacaggggagaagccgtacaGTTGTgctgagtgtggaaagagcttcagccagAGTTCAGGTCTTTTGGCGCACgaacggacccacacaggggagaaaccctacaaatgctCAGATTGTGGGAAAAGCTTTGGGCATCGCTCTGACCTTCTCAGGCACCAGAGGATTCTTAAAAGGGGGAAACCATACAAATGCTCAGAATGTGGGAAAAGTTTTGGCCGAGGCTCCGACCTCCTTCAGCATCAACAGatccatacaggggagaagccctataaatgttcATATTGTGGGAAGTCTTTCAGCTGGCGGTCAAACCTGATTAAACACGAGAGGATCCACACAAGGGGGAAAACGTTGAGCGGTGTAGTCTGA
- the LOC103278120 gene encoding zinc finger protein OZF isoform X2, whose amino-acid sequence MENWVKQHSPEICAQVVALAEDFLLRQRETERWEKKVMVENISDVEQSPSDTKQEQHFKKEEEEDTVSLGDEQVSEDEEEDEEEEEEDNLNLEESESDELSFGGDISWRVAEASGSHQIPDIREDGKYVEKRFNNSMRTYDKGNWDLKEPRVPARIYNYGGVRMCMDCGKTFKQSSSLYRHRRLHTGEKPYGCPECGRNFSRKSHLIAHQRTHTGEKPYDCMECGKSFSRKSHLTTHERIHTGEKPYKCGECGKCFSQSSALVAHERSHTGEKPFTCPDCGKTFHRRSGLSAHERTHTGEKPYRCTECGKTFSQSSGLLAHERTHTGEKPYRCSECGKSFCERTALVRHLRTHTGEKPYSCAECGKSFSQSSGLLAHERTHTGEKPYKCSDCGKSFGHRSDLLRHQRILKRGKPYKCSECGKSFGRGSDLLQHQQIHTGEKPYKCSYCGKSFSWRSNLIKHERIHTRGKTLSGVV is encoded by the exons ATGGAGAACTGGGTCAAGCAGCATAGCCCAGAGATTTGTGCCCAGGTCGTGGCCTTGGCTGAGGATTTCCTGCTGAGGCAACGAGAGACGGAGAGATGGGAGAAAAAG GTGATGGTTGAAAATATTTCTGATGTGGAGCAGTCTCCATCTGACACTAAACAGGAACAGCACtttaagaaggaagaagaggaagatacAGTCTCACTTG GTGATGAACAGgtgagtgaggatgaagaagaagatgaggaggaggaggaggaggacaacctCAATCTAGAAGAGTCTGAATCAGATGAACTATCTTTTGGAGGTGACATATCATGGAGAGTTGCAGAAGCATCTGGAAGTCACCAAATCCCAGATATAAGGGAAGATGGAAAGTACGTAGAGAAAAGATTCAATAACTCTATGCGAACATATGACAAAGGTAACTGGGATCTGAAAGAACCCAGAGTCCCAGCAAGAATCTATAACTATGGGGGAGTGAGGATGTGCATGGACTGTGGGAAAACCTTCAAGCAAAGTTCAAGCCTATATAGGCACCGGAGactccacactggagagaaaccatacgGGTGTCCGGAGTGTGGCAGAAACTTCAGCCGCAAGTCGCACCTCATTGCTCATCAGAGGACCCACACGGGGGAAAAGCcctatgactgcatggagtgtgggaagagcttcagccgGAAGTCACATCTCACCACCCATGAGagaatccacactggggagaagccatataaatgtgggGAGTGTGGAAAGTGTTTCAGCCAGAGTTCAGCCCTTGTGGCTCATGAGAGGTCCCATACTGGCGAAAAGCCATTCACTTGTCCTGATTGTGGGAAGACCTTCCACCGGAGATCAGGTCTCTCAGCACATGAAAGAACGCACACGGGAGAAAAGCCATACAGATGCACAGAGTGTGGGAAAACCTTCAGCCAAAGCTCTGGCCTTTTGGCCCACGAGAGAAcccatacaggagagaagccgtATAGATGTAGCGAGTGTGGGAAAAGCTTCTGCGAGCGCACTGCTCTTGTCCGACATTTGagaactcacacaggggagaagccgtacaGTTGTgctgagtgtggaaagagcttcagccagAGTTCAGGTCTTTTGGCGCACgaacggacccacacaggggagaaaccctacaaatgctCAGATTGTGGGAAAAGCTTTGGGCATCGCTCTGACCTTCTCAGGCACCAGAGGATTCTTAAAAGGGGGAAACCATACAAATGCTCAGAATGTGGGAAAAGTTTTGGCCGAGGCTCCGACCTCCTTCAGCATCAACAGatccatacaggggagaagccctataaatgttcATATTGTGGGAAGTCTTTCAGCTGGCGGTCAAACCTGATTAAACACGAGAGGATCCACACAAGGGGGAAAACGTTGAGCGGTGTAGTCTGA